The region TCCCACCGCCGATTATGCGTTTGACAATGGGGTGTTGACTGTTGAGTTAACCACCATGATTGAGTCCGCAGGAAAACACTGGGTGAGTGAAGTTGAAAGTTCTCGCAACATCTTGTGGAATGACCAATGGCAACGGGTAGATGCGATTGGTTTAGAACTCAGAATCCATCACCCAGAGAGCTTTCGCCCGATTCAAGTCACTTGCCGCAACGGCGAAACGAAACCGATTTGGGCATTTACCAAAGTCGTGCGCCTCAAGAAGTTTGGACGCAAGCGATTGGTCATCGTCCACGAGCAAGCAGATTTACAAGACCCACCTCGCTTCCTGCTCACCGATGCGTTGCATTGGGAAAGTGGGCGAGTCATGCAGACTTGGAGTTATCGATGGTCCTGCGAGGTCTTTCATGAGGTGAGCAAACAGCACACCGGGCTAGAGTCGGCTCAGGTGCGGAACGAGGAAGCGGTCAACCGTCACTTCCGTCTTAGTTGCGTGGCGCAGTCGATTCTGCAACGGACTGCCTGTTCTGGCGCACAATCTGAACGATTTGAGTTTGCTCAAGGCAAGCAAACGGTGGGACAGAAGCTCTATACCCTCACTCGTCAAGCCTTTGATGATTTGCTGCAATTCATTGTGACGCGATGTTCTCACGGACATACAAATGAACAGATTTTACAAGCTCTCCTCCCCAGTTGATTGGCGATCGTTTTTTCTACTTCGGTAACTTGCCAAGTTGTGTGCAGGGCTTTATTTTGAGAAAAGTGCTTGTAGTGGCAACAGCATCAAGGCAGCAGCCAATGCCTATGTGAAGGTGGTAAATGCTATCTGCGATCGCTTGAACCTGAGCTTATTCATGCGGCAAGAAGATGAAACTTAAACCCAACTGAGAATTTGATCAATCATGCGATTTGCTTGGGATGCATAACTGCCACCAAACAGGTTGAAGTGATTCAGGATATGGTACAGGTTATAGAGCACTTTGCGTTGCGAATAGTCAGAATCTAGCGGAAAGGTGTCATTGTAAGCCCGATAGAACTCAGCAGGGAAACTGCCGAATAGTTCCGTCATTGCCAGGTCTACTTCGCGATCGCCATAGTAAGTCGCCGGATCAAAAATCACAGGCTCTCCAGCACGGGTGACTGCGGCATTGCCCGACCACAAATCTCCATGCACCAAGGATGGCTGTGGATCATGCCCTGCCAACAGTTGAGGAATGGCATCTAGTAAGCGCTCCTGTTGGGGGAAATATCCACCTCGTCGGTTTGCCAGCTTAAACTGAAAGCCAATTCGGTGTTCTTGCCAAAAGGTAACCCAATCGGCTGTCCAGGGGTTGGGCTGTGGCGTAGAGCCAATAGTATTATTCATCTTCCAGCCAAAGCCCCTGGCGCTAGTTGCCCGATGCATCGCCGCCAGTTGTTGCCCCATTGCCAACCAGGCATTTCCATCCCCACGTCCTAAATCCAGCCACTCCAGCACTAAGTAGGCGGAATTGCCAGCCGTACCCCAACAGATCGGCTTGGGGACGCGAATGGTATGGGTTGCCACCATATCATCTAATCCTGCTGCTTCTGCCTCAAACATGGCGATTTGGGTTGCCTGGTTAACTTTTACGAAGTAGGCGCGTTGCCCATCGGAAAGTGCATAGCCAGAGTTGATGCATCCCCCACTCACCGATCGCCGCTGATTGGCGGCAAACGACTGCCCAGTGACCTGGCTAATATGTGTTGCAATAGAATCCCACATGAGTCGCTGCCACCAGATTTACCAGAGTCCCTGCACAGACCCAACCACGACACAGTTGTCAAATAGTCGCTGGTCACCTACCTCAACGAATGCCTCATTCCCTTTTGTGAAGAGGGTCACACTTCCATTGCCATATCGTGCCCCTGATGCTGCCTCTTCTTGAGGAAGGACTAGCACCTTAGACCCGAAGGTGGCTTTTACGGTTTTGTCATCCCGGTACTCAGCCGAAAAACTCTTACCTGCATCGCATCGATAGACGACGCTATTGATGATCTTCGGTGCAGTTTCTTGAGCCAGGATCGATTGACCAGAGATTCCTATACTGAAAGCAGTGGTCAATGCAGTCAGGGAAGAGGCGATCGCACATTTCATAGGCATCCAGCAGAAAACCGTTCGCCATGTTTGCGAAGAAGTTAAAGGGGTGTTCATCGAAATTTCTCCTCAATCAAAATTTCTCCTCAATCAATTCAGGATGTTGCCAGATTATCCGCAATCTTGCGGGCTGTAATCCATAACTTTTCTAAAAAACTTTGCCACTTCTGTGGATCTGTGCAGAATGTAGGGTGCCAATTTATCGCGATGGTTAGTCATCTCAGGACGATAGCCACCATTTCAACCATTCGTCTGAGCTGGCTAATAGTCATTGTCTCATCAAAGATGGCAAGGCTATAGAACCATTGGCGTTTGAGGTGTGCAAAAGTGCGGCTCCTTATTCTGTCGTCTCATCCTAGACTCTATTGAACGCTCCATCTTCTTCATTGGCTCAAAACGCGACTCGGCTCTATCTGTCTTTGATAGCGGCGAGTGTTCTGGCAACGATTGCCACGTGCACTACTAAGAATGCGATCGCCCAGGAATACGCCGCGACTACTGCCGCTGCTGCCACATCTGCAACTGAGCCACAGTATTACCAGGAATACCAATCAGTGATTGTGCCCGCAGAGCTAATTACTGCTCCCACTGCACAATTTGTGCCACCCCCTAGCCAAATTCCGCCTCCTCCCCCTCCCAGCCAAATTCCTCCTCCCCCTCCAGTTACACCCACGCCCAGTTCTGCTCCATCGTTACCCGTTGTTGTTCCCACCCCCAGCCCCAGCCCCAGCCCTGCAGCACCACCATTAACCCCACCCGCTTCGTTAAACGAACCCATCTGGGTTGTTCCTGCTACACCTGCGCCAACAGCCCCACAACAAGTAACGGTGCCACCAACAGTCCCGCCTGCCCCGCAGCCAGGACCCATTTTGCGATCGCCCCCCCCAGGGGAATTAGTAGTTCAAGCCACCGATGTCAAAATTATTGGTGTTGAACCTGAAACTCAGGCATACGGGTTGGAGATTATTCAAACCAAGCCAGGTGGACAAACCAGCCCTACTCTCCTGCAAAACGATGTTGCCATTCTCGAGAATTCTGGTTTCTTCTCCAACGTCACTGTTAGCACTCAGCAAAATCCCCAAGGAGTAAGCGTAACGTTTGTTGCCAATCCCGTACTTCTCCAAGCCCTGCAGCTTTCGAATGCCCAGGGACTGAGCTTATCAGTTGCCAACTCCATCTTCAAAGACCAGTTTGGTAAACCCATCACTCCTGGCGGACTGAATCAGGCAGTTAAACAAATCAACGATTGGTATGCCCAGAATGGTTTCACTCTGGCTCGCGTTGTGAGTTTGCAGCCAACTCCTCAAGGCATTGTCGTAGTGGAAGTTGCAGAGGGACGTATTGCCGATGTGCAGTTGCGCTTTGTCAATCGAGACGGACAAAGTGTGGACGAAAATGGCAGACCCATTCGCTTCCGCAGCCAGGAATCGTTTGTGCGTCGCCAGATTAAGTTGCAACCGGGACAACCCTTCCAGGTGCGGATCGCGCAAGAAGATTTGGCTCGCTTACAGGCATTGGGGATTTTTGAGCGAACCAATGTCACGTTTGAAGGTGATGCTCGCAATACTGTCGTGGTATACAACTTGCAGGAGCGTCCGCCCCGGGATTTACGATTTGGAGGTGGCTATAACGATACCTTAGGGCTGTTTGGCACGGTCAACATTCAGGACATTAACTTTGGGGGATTGGGGCAGCGCTTAGGCGGCACGGTACTGGTTGGGACTCGCGATGTGCAGTTTGATGCTCGCTTCGTGAGTCCTTATCGTGACACGGAACCCAATGTTCCTGGTTACAATGCGAATGCGTTCCGAAATCAGGGATTGTCGAATGTGTTCACCGATGAGGTGCGCCTGCCCAACGGCGATCGCGTGCGGGAGCGGCGCTATGGAGCCAGTGTAGGACTAGAGCAACCCCTGGGTGGTGGCTGGAATGGTTCCTGGGGATTGAACTATACCAATGTTAGTATTCGAGACAGCGGCGGCAAAGTGTTTGCGAAAGATGAGTTAGGCAATTCCCTTAGCCTAAGTGGGACTGGCATTGACGACTTGTTCAGTTTTTCGTTTACAGCCCTGCAAGATCTCCGAGATAATCCTCTGAATCCCAGTTCTGGTTCTCTTGCCCGGCTGAACACCGAGCAATTCTTCCCAATTGGACGCGGCAATGTACTGGGGACAAAACTACAAGCCAACTACACCCAATTTATCCCCATTAAGTTGATTACCGCATCGCATAAAACCCCCCCCAATCCAGCAGAGAGTCAGCCAGAGACGATCGCGCTGAACGTTCAGGGAGGAACTTGGGTCGGTGATTTGCCTCCCTACAATGCCTTTATTCTAGGAGGACCTTTCTCGGTACGAGGGTGGGATACAGGCGAGATCGGAACTAGCCGCAGCTACATCGAAGCTTCCGCCGAGTATCGCTTCCCGATTTATCGGTTCATTGGTGGGGCAGCCTTTATTGACTTTGCTTCAGATCTGGGCAGCAGCGATGACGTTCCGGGTAAACCTGGGGTGGTGCGGGATAAACCCGGAACTGGTTTAGGGTTTGGCGTTGGAGTGAGAATCAATTCACCCCTGGGCATTTTGCGCGGTGATCTAGGCATCAGCAATCAGGGGGATGTGCGTTTCCAGTTTGGATTTGGGCAGCGGTTTTAACCAGTGGTTTTAACCAAGGGTAGACCTCTGAATGCGGCTATTTTTGGGGGGTGTCGTGATGGTTTTAACCATCCCCACCCTTTTCAAACATCCTCTAACACGTAGATGGAATGCCTCGTTTCATGAGTTTGTAGGCAGCCGTGAGTTCGGCAAGTCCGGCGCCGATATCACGACAATGAAATGATGTTCTGTGTCTAAACCTTATCTTCTGCTGATGGACAATATTCTACCGATGGATAGCAGTAGCATTCATCAGAAAGTTAGGCGCACTGGGCTTGTCATTGTAAGAACCGATCAGGGCATCCACATCGGAGCGATCGCGAATCACCGCACTACAGGCAAGCGGGAACTGATTTCTCACTTCATACTGGAGAACATTGCCCACTGGAGAACATTGCCCAAAAAGCAGTACAGTGCTATCCAGGGTGAATTACCTCTAGAGTGGGGGTTGTATTCGTCTTTGTTCAGATTGGGACATCATAAGCGGTTGGCGTGGTGGTGAGGAGAGTAAGGCATGGGTTGGTTGGCTAGAAAATTATCTGGCTCTCGCTTCAAGTGGAGACAGGTTCGGCAACGTGATGGGTTCTTTGACCAGGTGATAGCCGCAGCGGATTGGCTGTTGTCGCCTGCTCCTTATAGCCGCCCTGAATTTCTCCAAATTCCGCCCCAAGCCATTGAAACGAATGCTTCCATCCAGACCAGCGAGAAACGAGCCTATCGTACTACTTATGCTTCCATCATCTTACCGGTATACAACGAGCAGGCATGTATTCACCAAACGTTTGACTCGGTATTAGAGTATGCTCGCACTCATCCCTCTTACGATTTTATCTTTGTCAGTGATGGTTCTACTGATCGCACGGTGTCGCTCTTAGAAAGCCGAATTGCTGTCAGTGGTTGCGATCGCATCTATGTTCTGGCCTATCCTCAGCAGGGCGGCAAGGGCTATGCGGTGCGTCGGGGAGTGGAGCTTGCCGAGGGTGATTTTGTGTGTTTTATCGATGGCGATCTGGCCTATTCTCTCGACCATCTAGATTTGCTGTTGGCGAAACTGGAACGGTACGAGGTTGCGATCGGTTGTCGCAGTCTTGTCCCAGACGGCAACCAGGGACTCAAGCCGATTCGCAAAATTGCTGGAAAAATCTATAACATGCTATCTCGCCGCCTCTTGAACCTGCCCTATGTGGATATGCAAGCTGGACTGAAAGGGTTTCAGCGAACTGCCGCTATCCGCCTCTTTAGTTTGCAAGAGCTGACCGGCTTTTCCTTTGATGTAGAACTTATTTACTTAGCAAAGAAATTTGGTTACTCCATTGCAGAGGTGCCAGCACGAGTTTCTTCTGGGCATTCCCGCAAGTTGTCCAAGGTGAATCTATTGGGTGATTCCTTAAGAATGCTGCGTGACCTCCTCCGCATTCGGTTCAATGATTTCATCGGACGATATGAATAAAACTGTGCTACTCAGCTTTGATGTAGAGGAATTCGACGTTCCCGAAGAGTACGGGCAATCTCTACCAGATGCAGTAAAACTTGCTGTTTCACGAGAAGGATTGCAACCTGTGCTGCACCTGTTGGAAGAGTTGGGAATTCGGGCAACGTTTTTCACGACTGCGAACTTTGCCCTACATTATCCAGAGTTGATGCAGGCGATCGCCCAAACTCACGAAATTGCCTCTCACGGCTTTTATCACTCCTCATTTGAAGTAGCAGATTTGCAAAAATCTAGATACGCGCTAGAAGCCCTCACTCAAACATCCATTGTTGGGTTTCGCATGGCACGATTGCAGAAAATCAATGATTGGGACATTGAATGTGCTGGATACGCCTATAATTCTTCAGTGAACCCGACTTACCTGCCGGGGCGATACAACAATTTTTTGCAACCCCGCACCGCACACTACTCCAATCACCTGTTGAACATCCCTGTGTCTGTTACGCCCCTGATCCGATTTCCCTTATTTTGGTTAAGCTTCAAGCACTTGCCCTTGTCGCTCTATCAGGCTGCGAGTGCCTGGACTTTGCAGGTAGATCAGTATTTGAGTTTGTACTTTCACCCGTGGGAGTTTACTGATATTTCCCACTTTGCGGTGCCTGGTTATATCAAGCACCGTTCTGGTCAGTCGATGTTGCGCCGCCTCAAACGCTACTTAATCTGGCTCAAGCAACAGGCAGACTTTATCACCTATGCCGAGTTCAAACAGCGAGTTCCCCAGTAGACAATGCCTCTAAATCTCCTGTCTTTCATCGGTATCTTCGCGCTCTGTGGCATTGCCTGGCTCACCTCAGAGAATCGTCGTCTCATCCCCTGGAGAACGATCGCCTGGGGGATTGGACTGCAACTGATTTTGGGATTGTTTGTGTTCTTGGTGCCGCTAACTCGTCTGGTTGTGGAAGTCATCAGCAATGCTGTGAATTCTATGCTGGATGCCACGGAAGCGGGTGCCCGTTTTGTGTTTGGTTCGTTGCTGGTGCCCGATCCAGTCAGCATACCAGGTCCGATTTTGGCAGGGCGCTGGATCGCTCGGGCAGTTACGCCGCCCTATGTTCCCGTACCAGGCGATCGCCTCAGTGCCGATTTTTTGAACCTGGGCTATATCTTTGCCTTCCGAGCTTTGCCCAGCGTGATTTTCTTCTCAGCGTTGATGTCGCTTCTCTACTCATTGGGGTTGATTCAGCCTATCGTCAACCTGTTTGCCAAAATCTTTCAGCGCACGATGAGGCTGAGTGGGGCTGAGGCGCTGAGTGGAGCCAGCAATATTTTTGTTGGCATTGAGTCGGCGTTGGTGGTGCGCCCCTATCTAGAGCGAATGACGCGCAGCGAACTGTGTGCGATTCTGGCATCCTGTTTTGGCAGTATTGCCTCTACGGTGCTGGCATTATACGCAGGATTGTTGCGTCCGGTATTCCCTAATATCACGGGTCATTTGGTTTCTGCCTCGATGATGGCAATTCCTGCTTGTTTCGTGATTTCCAAAATTCTCGTACCCGAAGCTGAAGTGCCTGAAACTATGGGAGTCCAGTTAGAGAAACAGGCACAATCAGATATTGATTTAGTGGCGACTACTCAATCCCTGGAGTCATTTGAAGCAGTGGTTGCCAGTGAGGAAGGGGCAGTTGCGATCGCAGAGCCGGAATCCGAACGCTCAGGAGACCCTGTGCTCCCGGAGGCAAAATCGATTGCTGCTCCAGAGACCGTTGAGGTTGCTGAAAAAACTGTGTTGCTGAGTCCTATGGAGAGTGTAGTCGTGGGGGCATTGGATGGGGTGAAGCTAGCTGTGGCGATCGCAGCGCTGCTGATTGCGATTTTGGGACTGGTAGCGCTGGTTAATCTGTTTTTTGCCAACCTGGCATCTCTGGCGACCAGTTCTCAGCCGTTTATCAGTGCAATCGGCAGAGTGTTTCAAGTGGTTACGCTGCAAAACATTGTCGGAGCCTTATTCTTACCCCTTACCTTTCTCACAGGTGTTTCCCTCAAGTGGCAAGAACTCTGGCAGGCATCCTTACTTTTGGGGCAGCGCTTGATTGCAACAGAGGTGCCGTCTTACCAGCAGTTAGGTGTTCTTGCTAGCCAGGGAGCGATTAGCGATCGCACGTTGCTCATCGTTAGCTATGCCCTGTGCGGTTTTGCTCACATTCCATCGCTGGGCATCTTTGTAGGCGGATTGATTGGCATTGTTCCGTCTCGTCGCAAAGACATTTCCTCCCTTGGCTTAAAAGCGCTCTGGGCAGCTACCCTTGCTACTCTCATGATCGGTGCCATCGCCGGACTGTATGACATGGGTAACCCGTCCATCCTTGGCAGATAGCATTCAACTGGCAATTTCGTATGAAACCTGGCATGAAACGCAACCAATTGTTGATCTGGAGTTTGACCATTCTGAGCATGGTTGTGATTGTCCTTATCAGCCACTCACATACGTTTCCGTTTCTTCCTGCGATCGCCCAAACTTCCAAACCTTCCCCCATTTCTCCCCCCTCTTCCCCTCCTGGCTCCCCTTCCCCCGCGTCTTCTCCCACCCCCTTCCCCCCTGTTCCTGTCACCCCCTCTGCCCTCCCTTCTCCCCTGGCTCCGCCTGCTTCTGATGCAACTCCATTGCCCTTAGGTGGTACCTATCAAGATTCAGCCAGGCGCTTTAAAGTTGGCGTTTTGGAGAATTACAAAGTCAGCCCATTAGCTGGTTCTGTCTTGATTGAATCGCCTGATGGAAGCCTGGCATACACGGTTGTGCCACAGTCGCAGCCCTTAGGTAACCCGATTGGGTTGATTGCAGGCTACGATAACAGCGAAAGTCTGGCAAAAATTGCAACGACTGTATTTCAACGAGGGGAAGGATTTCAACCAACCCCTGCTAGGCCAGAAGCAGGTGGCGGTGCCGTGATGGACTGGACAGGGACGCTCACCATTGGTGGAAATGCTCAACCTGTGCGGGGAGTGATTTTGGTACGTCCTTCTGCCCAAACCATCCTGCTACTATTGATCGCGGCAACTCAAGCCGGACAAGACCAGATCCCCGGTGCCCTCTCAGCCCTTGCTACTAGCCTGGAGGCAATCCAGTAACTTATGTATGGATATGACCAAGAAATTCGGCGCTTAATGGATGTGCTGCCTGCATCAGGGCGGATGTTGACTAAATTAGTCAGCAAGCCTGATCAACGCGTAGTGATTGATGCACCGTTTCCGCTGCCCTGGATGACAGAACGCCCTATCTTAATTAATTTCAGCTTATTGAGTGAATTAACTCCCCCTCAGCGCGATTTGCTGGTATTGCGAACCGTGAGTTGGTCTACAGGGGTGAAGTGGTTTCAACCTAGCGTTTACCAGGGCGTGCTGTTGGCTGGTGTTTTAGGAGTGGTGATTGAAACTGTGCAGACGGATCCGGTGGGGATCTTGGCGGCTGGAGCGCTGGGTGCGATCGCGGGCACGCAAATCTGGCGTAACAACCGTAGCACTCAGCGCGAACTGGATGCAGATGAAGCAGCCATCCAGGTGGCTCTGCGCCGGGGATATACGGAACCGGAAGCGGCTCGTGCTTTATTGACTGCAATTGAACAAGTGGCAGAAATTGAAGGACGACGTGGGTTCAGCTTTGTGGAATTGTTACGCTGTCAGAACCTGAAAGCGATCGCTGGCATTTCCCCTATTGAAGTTCCTACTGATGTTCGACAAGAATAAACACCTGATTTATCTGACTTAGCAAGCATTTCGTATGATATCCAATCCCATGCATTATTCGTCCTCCAAAGTAGCGTAAGATCGGACTTCATCCTTTGTTTTGCATCACCGGATCTTATGCTGTGCGACTATCTGCAACTGATTTTGACGGCGCGTGTCTACGATGTTGCTCAGGAAACCCCGTTGGAGATTGCTCCCAACCTTTCTGCCCGATTAAACAATACCTTGTTGCTAAAGCGGGAGGATATGCAGTCTGTCTTCTCGTTTAAGTTGCGGGGTGCTTACAACAAAATGGCGAAGTTGCCACCGGACTTATTGCAACAGGGTGTGATTGCTGCCTCTGCCGGAAACCATGCTCAGGGAGTAGCGTTAGGCGCAAAACGATTGGGTAGTCGGGCGATCATCGTCATGCCCGTGACTACCCCCCAAGTGAAAATTGATGCTGTCAGAGCGCGGGGTGGCGAGGTGGTGCTGCATGGTGATACTTACGACGATGCCTATGCCTACGCACGGCAACTAGAAGCGGAAAAGGGGTTGACCTTTATTCATCCCTTTGATGACCCGGATGTAATTGCAGGGCAGGGCACGATCGGTATGGAAATTTTGCGCCAGTATCAGCAATCGATTCATGCCATTTTTGTGGCGATTGGTGGAGGTGGCTTAATTTCTGGGATTGCAGCGTATGTCAAACGGATTCGCCCCGAAATCAAGATTATCGGTGTGGAACCAATCGATTCGGACGCAATGTATCAATCTCTCAAGGCTGGGGAGCGGGTGCGGTTGTCCCAGGTTGGTCTGTTTGCCGATGGGGTGGCAGTGCGGCAGGTGGGGGAAGAAACTTTTCGCCTGTGTCAGCAGTATGTAGATGAAATTATTCGGGTGGATACGGATGATACTTGCGCGGCAATTAAAGATGTGTTTGAAGATACGCGATCAATTTTGGAACCTGCGGGAGCCTTAGCGATCGCCGCTGCGAAAGCCTATGTAGAACGAGAACAGATCCAGGGCGAAACCCTGGTAGCGATCGCCTGTGGTGCCAATATGAACTTTGATCGCCTTCGCTTTGTGGCAGAACGCGCCGAACTCGGGGAACGCCGAGAAGCAATCTTTGCAGTAACAATTCCCGAAACGCCGGGAAGCCTGCGGAAATTTTGTGAATGCATGGGTAGACATAGCCTGACAGAGTTTAACTATCGGATTGCCGATCGCCAAGAGGCTCATATTTTTGTGGGCGTGCAAATTACTGATCGCGCCGATGCGGCTAATCTGGTTTCCAGCTTTGAAAGGTGTGGTTTCAAAACAATTGACTTAACCGATGACGAACTCACAAAACTGCATTTGCGCCATATGGTCGGTGGTCACTCTGGACTAGCTCACAATGAATTGCTCTATCGGTTTGAATTTCCTGAACGCCCTGGAGCTTTGATGAAGTTTGTGAGTTGTATGAGTCCTAATTGGAACATTAGTCTATTCCATTACCGTAACAATGGCGCAGACTATGGACGTATTGTCGTGGGAATGCAGGTACCCCCTCACGAAATGCAGGAATGGCAGGCGTTTTTAGATACGCTGGGCTATCCTTATTGGGATGAAAGCCACAACCCAGCCTATAAGCTATTTTTGGGATGATGAGTGGACAGAAACTCAGCCGTGTTTACACAGCAGCAACTGATTGTTTTCACCCGCTATCCTGAACCGGGAAAAGCCAAGACTCGTCTGATTCCAGCGCTAGGCGAGTCTGGTGCAGCGGCTTTGTCGCGCCAGATGACGGAACATACCTTAGCGCAAGTGCAGATGTTGCAGCATCAAATGTCTGTTGCAGTTGAGATTCGGTTTGCGGGAGGAACCACGGATCTCATGCAGCAATGGCTGGGGCAGGAATGGATGTACACGCCGCAGGGAGATGGGGAGTTGGGCGATCGCTTGATGCGGTCTTTTCAAAACGCCTTTGCCTCTGGCAGACACCGAGCGATCGTCATTGGCACCGACTGCCCAGAACTGGATAGCTCCCAATTACAAGCGGCGTTTCAAGCTCTGGAAATGTATCCATTAGTATTGGGTCCTGCCAACGACGGGGGCTATTACCTGATTGGGATGAACTGCTTCTTGCCAGACTTGTTTGTGGATATTGCCTGGGGGACTTCAACCGTATTGCAACAAACGCTAGAGACTGCTCACAAGTTGCAGCTCGCGATCGCTCAACTCCCTATGCTTTCTGATGTTGACTATCCTGACGATCTGGTTGTCTGGTTTGGTTGTCATACTAGGAGAAAGTAGTACAGCCGTATAAGTGGCAATCCTTTACGCTAGATCCATACAAGCTCGATCCATACAAGCTTGCGATTACCTCCGACTTCTACTCCTCTCCCAATGTCCTACGAACCTCTACATCACAAATATCGACCCCAAACCTTTGCTGAACTGGTTGGGCAGGAGGCGATCGCGGCAACTTTGACCAACGCCATCCAACAGCAGCGAATTGCCCCAGCGTATCTGTTCACAGGAGCACGCGGAACCGGGAAAACGTCTAGTGCCCGGATTTTGGCAAAGTCACTGAATTGTCTCAAGAGCAAAAAACCTACTGAAACACCCTGCGGCGTGTGCGAAGTGTGTCAAGCGATCGCTCGTGGGTCTGCGTTGGATGTGATTGAAATCGATGCTGCCAGCAACACTGGGGTAGATAACATTCGAGAACTGATCGAACGGGCCCAGTTTGCACCTGTTCAGTGCCGCTACAAGGTTTACATCATTGATGAAGTGCATATGCTCAGCACTGCAGCATTTAACGCCCTGCTGAAAACACTGGAAGAACCCCCAGAGAGAGTTGTGTTCGTGCTGGCAACGACCGATCCCCAACGAGTCTTGCCTACCATCATCTCGCGCTGCCAGCGGTTCGACTATCGCCGCATTCCCCTGGATGCCATGGTTACCCATTTACGACATATTGCCGACCAAGAAACGATTCCGATCACGGATGGTGCCATTACCCTGGTGGCGCAAATCGCTCAAGGGGGGTTGCGCGATGCCGAGAGCTTGCTAGATCAGCTCAGCTTACTATCCGGGAAAATCGACATTGAACACGTTTGGGATCTGGTTGGCTCTGTGCCCGAACGAGACTTGCTAGGATTGTTGACTGCGATCGCCCAAGACACCCCCGAAACCTTGCTCGACAGCACCCGCCGCTTAATGGATCGGGGTCGAGAACCCCTGATTGTGCTGCAAAACCTCGCCAGCTTCTATCGAGATTTACTCATTGCCAAAACGGCTCCTACCCGTAATGACCTCGTTGCCCTTACCTCTCCCACCTGGCAACAACTCTGCGACCTTGCCCAAACATTAGATTTGAGTGTGATTCTGGCAGGTCAGCAACATCTCCGCGCTGCCGAAGTTCAACTCAAGCACACCACCCAGCCCCAGCTCTGGTTAGAAGTCACCTTGATGGGCTTATTGCCCTCAGCGATCAGTCCGCAACAACCAGCCGCTAGCCGCCAGCCGCCAGCCGCCAGCAGGCAGCAGGATTGTCACTTGCCGATTTTAGATTCTAGATCAGAGGCATTATTAGATAATCTGCAATCCCCTGTCCCAAACTACCAATCCCCCATTGCCTCTTCCCCTTCCTCCTCCGCCTCACTCCCATCCCCCTCCTCCACTCCCATTGAAACACCACAGCCGCAACTTGAAACACCACAGCCGCAACCAGTTTCCAGTTTAGATAAGATTTGGCAGGAAGTGATCCAGCAGATTAAGCCATACTCCACTCAGGTAATGGTGCGGCAACAATGCCGCTTGCTGGGACTGGATGGGCAGCAAGCCCGATTAGGGGTTAGTTCACAACCCTTGTTTAAGATGGCACAAGGCAA is a window of Leptolyngbyaceae cyanobacterium JSC-12 DNA encoding:
- a CDS encoding hypothetical protein (IMG reference gene:2510096491); this translates as MLPFVAVPSTIAQEFGKYRDLFCRGAGFEQVSRYVTGLLLSENKTLQGIAGQWVAGGEVGGRRAMHAAVFEAGWRSSELMSHHRAVIAKEHQGRGREVISLDWTLSHHDWGKQIFGVKRSYDYVEHRMSCFQTVVTATIANRHLIDGIDVVVQFPDFSVAEREYLKVTAKSHYDDLDQVRERLIEMLHYHKNRLEYRKRTEIAVEIVRQVEAEGQFPTADYAFDNGVLTVELTTMIESAGKHWVSEVESSRNILWNDQWQRVDAIGLELRIHHPESFRPIQVTCRNGETKPIWAFTKVVRLKKFGRKRLVIVHEQADLQDPPRFLLTDALHWESGRVMQTWSYRWSCEVFHEVSKQHTGLESAQVRNEEAVNRHFRLSCVAQSILQRTACSGAQSERFEFAQGKQTVGQKLYTLTRQAFDDLLQFIVTRCSHGHTNEQILQALLPS
- a CDS encoding fructosamine-3-kinase (IMG reference gene:2510096492~PFAM: Fructosamine kinase), encoding MWDSIATHISQVTGQSFAANQRRSVSGGCINSGYALSDGQRAYFVKVNQATQIAMFEAEAAGLDDMVATHTIRVPKPICWGTAGNSAYLVLEWLDLGRGDGNAWLAMGQQLAAMHRATSARGFGWKMNNTIGSTPQPNPWTADWVTFWQEHRIGFQFKLANRRGGYFPQQERLLDAIPQLLAGHDPQPSLVHGDLWSGNAAVTRAGEPVIFDPATYYGDREVDLAMTELFGSFPAEFYRAYNDTFPLDSDYSQRKVLYNLYHILNHFNLFGGSYASQANRMIDQILSWV
- a CDS encoding putative periplasmic protein (IMG reference gene:2510096493~PFAM: Membrane-bound lysozyme-inhibitor of c-type lysozyme); the encoded protein is MNTPLTSSQTWRTVFCWMPMKCAIASSLTALTTAFSIGISGQSILAQETAPKIINSVVYRCDAGKSFSAEYRDDKTVKATFGSKVLVLPQEEAASGARYGNGSVTLFTKGNEAFVEVGDQRLFDNCVVVGSVQGLW
- a CDS encoding outer membrane protein/protective antigen OMA87 (IMG reference gene:2510096494~PFAM: Surface antigen variable number repeat; Surface antigen; POTRA domain, ShlB-type) is translated as MNAPSSSLAQNATRLYLSLIAASVLATIATCTTKNAIAQEYAATTAAAATSATEPQYYQEYQSVIVPAELITAPTAQFVPPPSQIPPPPPPSQIPPPPPVTPTPSSAPSLPVVVPTPSPSPSPAAPPLTPPASLNEPIWVVPATPAPTAPQQVTVPPTVPPAPQPGPILRSPPPGELVVQATDVKIIGVEPETQAYGLEIIQTKPGGQTSPTLLQNDVAILENSGFFSNVTVSTQQNPQGVSVTFVANPVLLQALQLSNAQGLSLSVANSIFKDQFGKPITPGGLNQAVKQINDWYAQNGFTLARVVSLQPTPQGIVVVEVAEGRIADVQLRFVNRDGQSVDENGRPIRFRSQESFVRRQIKLQPGQPFQVRIAQEDLARLQALGIFERTNVTFEGDARNTVVVYNLQERPPRDLRFGGGYNDTLGLFGTVNIQDINFGGLGQRLGGTVLVGTRDVQFDARFVSPYRDTEPNVPGYNANAFRNQGLSNVFTDEVRLPNGDRVRERRYGASVGLEQPLGGGWNGSWGLNYTNVSIRDSGGKVFAKDELGNSLSLSGTGIDDLFSFSFTALQDLRDNPLNPSSGSLARLNTEQFFPIGRGNVLGTKLQANYTQFIPIKLITASHKTPPNPAESQPETIALNVQGGTWVGDLPPYNAFILGGPFSVRGWDTGEIGTSRSYIEASAEYRFPIYRFIGGAAFIDFASDLGSSDDVPGKPGVVRDKPGTGLGFGVGVRINSPLGILRGDLGISNQGDVRFQFGFGQRF